A window of Ciconia boyciana chromosome 9, ASM3463844v1, whole genome shotgun sequence genomic DNA:
AGATTACAGAGAGTCTGGAGTGAAGCGGCTTGCTAAAATAGCGTTTTAGCTCCTTGAACTGCCTGCACCAGAGTCTGCTTTTCATTAAACTGTAATTCATTTGAATATTGCTGCGCAATTATTAAATACtcttctgaaaagaacaaatgcGGTTTATGTTTCGTAATCAGCCCTCCGTGTTTAGGCTGGAGCTGCTTTTACTACAGATGGAAATCTGTGGCAGGGCTGCGGCAGGTGTATTTTGTTCAGCAGATGTACTGTAAACGCATTACAGCAGATTAGCTggatttcttcctttaaatgtACACTGCGAGATCCAACTTGCAAGCCAGCTGTTTCTTACCGGCCCGTGTAATCTTCCAGAGCCCGGCTTTGCCTCTTCCTTCGCGCAGCTATTTCTGTAACGGGTCGGAGGAGGGAGAGCGCCGCTATGAATTTTAATGCTTCCACCGGGGAATCCCTCCCGCCTCCTCTTTTTGGATGAGATCCTCGAGGAAAGACCCAGAAcacagcgaggaggaggaggaggaggagagggacgGCGTAGCCGCGGTATTGGGGAAAGCGGGAGGGGGAgccgccgggggaggggggccggCAGCCGCGGGGTGTAGATAGGGAAGGTGGCGAGGACGACACCGAGGCGGGCAGAGGGGCGGGTGGGGAGCGCGGAGCCATGGGGGAGGAAGGATGACTCGGGGCGCATTTCGCTGCCTGACCACGGCACgtcagcagcggcagcagccggAGCGCCGcggtcccgccgccgccgcccgcggaCACATGCacccgccggcagcccccggggccggccgcgACGGGGACAACGCCGAGGTGATCCCGCTGCCCCTGCGTCGCGGCGAGAGGCAGCGCCCGCGGGCCGGGCGCTAgaccgccccgccgcccgcacGCCGCGGCCCGAGAGGAGGAGCGCCGGCCGGCCGGGAGGGAGCCGGGCGGCGGGCCCCGGGGCCGTGCGCTAGGCACCGGCGCAGCCGCCGCTCCCACCGGCCCCCCCATGGATAAGGCGGGCTCGCTGCACACCTCGGTGCCCACGCCGCCGCCCCGGCTCTACCTGCCGCGCAACTTCAGCTGCAGCGCTTGCCTCTATGGCAGCCTGGCCGAGCAGTGCaaggggggctgcagccccgaCGGCGACGCCGCGCCCACGCCCGTGGTGCGGGAAGCGGCGGGCGAgaagccgccgccgccgccccgcggccgggagCCCTCGCTGCCCgccgtgccccccagccccacgcagcgCCGCCGCGCCAAGTCGCTGCCCACGCCCGGCGACCGCAGCCTGCGCCCGGCGCTGCAGCAGAGCCCGTCTCGCCGCAAGACGGTGCGCTTCGCCGACTCCCTCGGCCTGGAGCTCACCTCCGTGCGCCACTTCTGCGAGGCCGACCTGCCGCAGgtgccgctgcccgccccgccgcgcgccGCCGACCTCTTCAAGACCAGGAAGCCGCCGGCGCTGGGCGACCTGGAGCCGGTGCTGTTCGGGCCTCCGCCGCCGCTGCTGGAGCCGCTCTTCCCGCCGCAGCCCGGCGCCAGCCCCGGCTTCGCGGAGCGGGTGCGGCAGCACAAGGTGAGGCTGGAGTGGGTGCGGGCCGAgccggcggggctgcgcggcgccGTGCGCGTCCTCAACCTGGCCTACGAGAAGGCCGTGTCGGTGCGCTACACGCTCAACCGCTGGGCCAGCTGCGCCGAGGTGCCCGCCGCCTACCAGCCGGCCGGCCCGGCGGACGGCCTCACCGACCGCTTcgccttcctcctgcccctgggcgccgccgcagccgccgccgagACCACGCTGGAGTTCGCCGTCCGCTACCGCGTCGCCGGCGCCGAGTACTGGGACAACAACGAGGGCGCGAACTACCGGCtgcggggccggcagcgcgtcccgcccgccgccggccccccgcAGGACCCCGACAGCACCGCCTGGATCCACTTCATCTgaggcgcggggcggcggggggagcggcggggggcggccgcctCCTGagggagccgccgccgcctcagcgCGGAGGGAgcgcggagccccgcggggccggcgggccgGTCCTGCCCCCGCTGAGGGCCGAGGGCTGTGGCGGGTGCCCGGCGGGGCCCCCCCCCGCGGGAGGGCTCGGCACCCCTCCGGCCTCGCCGGCCGCTCTGCCCGCCCGGGAGGCTGCGGCCCGGCACAGGCCTCGTTTCCAGCCGCTTCTCTGTAAGTCGCTGGAAGATACTTTCCTGCATTCTGTTTACAGATggataatttatattttctatttcactaGCGATGTCGAGGGGAAGCCTTCCAGGCTGTCACAGGGGTGTCGGCAGGGAGGCCGGGCGCACGGTCCGCGGCCGACGCGCGGTTTCCGCCTCAGTCTGCCGGTGCGCTGTGACTACCGCCAAAGCAGCTGCCCAGCCAGGCTCTGGAGCGTGGGGAGAGAGGGGCCGCAGGGGATTTGCAGGATTTACTAGTCAGGACCAGGATCCACAGGTGCAAACAAACGCTCCCGGGTGCCGGAGGTCAGGATCATCTCATCAGGGTCAGGCCCTGGAAACACGGAGGGCAGTGTCACAGGGCATCCATCCAGCCATCCTGGTTGCCTAATCCTGCTTAAGCAAAGCCCGGCTCCGGCGAGGCGGTGGGTCCGTGTTCAGAGCCTCGCCGACCCACTCGTGTTAATTGCCCTGCGGGGTTGAGGGCCTGATAGGGCAGGATTAAGGGACAGATTACAGTTTTGAACCCAAAAAGACAAGAGTACGGATGCCCCCAGGTGTAGCTGCGTTTCATCATGCTGTAAAAATGATTGATCGGTTTAAAGCAAAGATATATTCTTTTTTAGATTTTGAACTCCGTTGGATGTGTTTAAGCgtatttagaaaagaaaaataatgtcacATACTGACTGAAATGCAACCCACTGAGACATTTTATAAagcaagtgttttgttttaaaattcacgTGGTATGTTGTTGTAAGGGTTTGTTGGGATCTGATGTTTGTTTCCGTACGATTGGTCCCATAAAGCTGCTTGTGTTCAGGTCAGCAGGAAAGTTGTGGAATTGCACCAAAGGAACTAGAGATGGCAAGGTTTGAATCCATAATTTTAGTCTGCGTCCCAAGCAacactttcagttttatttctgttaacaGTTTAATTGAATTTCTTATCCTAAGGTATCAGTGCAGGACcctgctttctgaaaaacaaaatgctccaaatttttcataataatttcaGTAAGTGGCAGATTTCACAAAGTTGGCTAAGTTTAGTCAAATTGAAGAAAGTCATATCTTGCCATATAAAGTATAtcaataaaaattacagaacGTGCTGACTTCTGCCTTCAAAggtatgttttaaattatattagcAATAAACATagtactttccttttttaacttgctttttcAGGAGTTCAGCTGAATACAGGTGGTGCTGGTGTCAAATCTGGGTGCTAATTTTCCAAGATTTAGGCGTGTATTTGTTTGCAGGAGAGGGACCTCTACAAATACGGCTTCTGAGAGTGGTAAAACTGATGTCAGTGTGATCTTCTGATTATGAAGGGCTGTAAGATCAGGCCTTTAACATTTCAGGTCTTCTGTAGATTGTTTAGgaatgaaatgtgatttttttactgCATCTTTGTGTTCCTCGAAAGGGTTAAGTGTCCCAAACAGCTTGAGTAATGTCGAGTTCTCATAGAACCTTTTGACTTTGGTGGGAATTGAGAGCGCTTTTGTCTCCTGAGGGTCTGGTTCAGTCAGAATAGTTAAACTTACAaattctggggggaaaaagaaggtcGGGAAACTTGATGGGAAAagagtatttaatttaatttctctagATCACTGTTTCtgatttaacagaaataatagcAAGACTACTTTCTGTAGTATTGGTAACTTGGTTTTAATTTCCCAGTCAGTTTTCTAATCCCtgtgtttttaatagaaacaaaatataaaagaaatgtacTGTCAACATTTActgaatattttgcattttagaatattaaGACCCCAATCTTGTAATAAAGTAATCCTATATATTACTAGTACACATTTATAAAGCTAGAATTGCAGAACTAGCGTCTTAAAATGTTCATGATTAAAGCATATTAAGTGGTGTATTTGATAAAGAAAGCCTAAGTGTCTTTtagttaaacttttttttttttttgtaagagcCTTAATactggagagaaggaaaaggtctTCTCTCCATTTGAAAGCACTTTGAAATCTGGTGGAAATATAGCCAAACACCTTTTTATTTACGTGTTatagcttttgaaaacattgtTTGCTTGGCCTTTTGTACCCAAATAGTGAACCAACGACTGTTATGTAGATTGATGAGAacacttggagaaaaaaatagtttctatGCATTTTGGATTAACTGATGCTGCAACTTTGTTTATAAAGATTTAACAAGATTTCCTGTTTACTGTTTTAATGGCTTTAGAAACATGGACAGCGCTAAAACCATTTTAACAGTGAATAACTGTAATTCTAgaacttcaaaattattttccagcaaATGGCAGTTTTCGTTGTGGTTTGATTTATGCAGCATCTGCAGGTctctaataatttaaaaatctcctTATAGCAACTGTGGCTTAAACTCTTTAAATTTGGAATACCTAAATGGATGTCCATGCACCAAGTACACTGGCAAGTTACTGtattaccctttttttttaatcttgactTAGGTGAAATGACTGCTGCTCTTGGTTGAAATTTTGTAGGCAGAATTGGACTATGGCTGTATAATACTGTTCAGATATtacagctcttttcttttgatttatgGCCCCATTTGTCAAATAATAAATCTGAATGTTAAACCTTTTGAGGGTGTAGCATACCAGAAGGATGTTTCACAAAACAGAGACTCCTGAGCTTTCAAGCAGTGAAGCTTATCCTCAACAATAAATTTCATGGGTAACTTTACGGGCTTGAACTTGGTAACAGATTATCAACGATCTATGTGCGAGTCCAGTAAAAGACATAGTCTTCTAGAAGCATTTATAAACACCTACTTTTTAAAGCCTGGAAAGGTAAGGTTGCACCCAGTCAGCTTTGACTAGAGAATGCCATTGATGAAGTCTGGAAGAAGTTTGAGATGTTTTAATAGAAACGTACCAGTAGTATATGCCAAAGCTGCACTGCTTTGATCACACATTTTCACTTCTATCACATGAATTTATTACCAGGCAAGATTTATTCAGATTTCCAAAAGCATGTTCACTTGCAATGACCATGAGTATCTTTTTCCACTGGCAGCGTTCATGTATGGTTTCCAGTCCTTTAGATTTCAGTCTGATGCTATCTATGTGTGGCTTGCCTAGAAACATTGTGATAAAtggagatgaaataaaaatcccaaataataattatataatatttacataaatgaTGACTTTGAGGAGAAACACCTGTGTTGAAGAGGATAATTTTCAAGTTGGCGGGACGTCAATCATTTTAACAGGAGCAGGagcaaaacaacttttaaaaatcacatttctaaaGAATGTAGTTGCTTAAAATGGACTTTCACAGGCaaagtaaaatatatgaaaattttCCAGCCAgcctttttctggaa
This region includes:
- the LOC140656373 gene encoding uncharacterized protein isoform X1; this encodes MDKAGSLHTSVPTPPPRLYLPRNFSCSACLYGSLAEQCKGGCSPDGDAAPTPVVREAAGEKPPPPPRGREPSLPAVPPSPTQRRRAKSLPTPGDRSLRPALQQSPSRRKTVRFADSLGLELTSVRHFCEADLPQVPLPAPPRAADLFKTRKPPALGDLEPVLFGPPPPLLEPLFPPQPGASPGFAERVRQHKPPPRPRWSSPSATASPAPSTGTTTRARTTGCGAGSASRPPPAPRRTPTAPPGSTSSEARGGGGSGGGRPPPEGAAAASARRERGAPRGRRAGPAPAEGRGLWRVPGGAPPRGRARHPSGLAGRSARPGGCGPAQASFPAASL
- the LOC140656373 gene encoding protein phosphatase 1 regulatory subunit 3E-like isoform X2: MDKAGSLHTSVPTPPPRLYLPRNFSCSACLYGSLAEQCKGGCSPDGDAAPTPVVREAAGEKPPPPPRGREPSLPAVPPSPTQRRRAKSLPTPGDRSLRPALQQSPSRRKTVRFADSLGLELTSVRHFCEADLPQVPLPAPPRAADLFKTRKPPALGDLEPVLFGPPPPLLEPLFPPQPGASPGFAERVRQHKVRLEWVRAEPAGLRGAVRVLNLAYEKAVSVRYTLNRWASCAEVPAAYQPAGPADGLTDRFAFLLPLGAAAAAAETTLEFAVRYRVAGAEYWDNNEGANYRLRGRQRVPPAAGPPQDPDSTAWIHFI